In Pseudomonas sp. ADAK18, a single window of DNA contains:
- the pilM gene encoding type IV pilus biogenesis protein PilM — MRKGFFTQKTDAVLGIDINDAAVRLVELERSGAGYTVRAYGIQYLPAHAVIDSTLVDLDAVGLALSKVLSRARTSLKSAAVAVAGPSVITRVIEMDAGLDDDEMVRRINLEADQYIPYPLDEVAIDFQVQGVSALDPQRVEVLLVACLKEQVEAREAVLALAGLATRIVDVEAFALARASGQAFDSIAPGHRVDGVQWANDVQGMGVACGLALRSFD, encoded by the coding sequence ATGAGAAAGGGATTTTTCACGCAAAAAACCGATGCCGTCCTGGGTATCGACATCAATGATGCCGCAGTGAGGCTGGTGGAGCTGGAGCGCTCAGGTGCTGGTTACACGGTCCGGGCCTATGGCATCCAATACCTGCCGGCCCATGCCGTGATCGACAGCACACTGGTGGATCTTGACGCTGTGGGGCTGGCGCTTTCCAAGGTTTTATCACGTGCCCGCACATCCCTTAAAAGCGCAGCGGTTGCGGTGGCAGGGCCGTCAGTTATCACTCGGGTGATCGAGATGGACGCGGGGCTCGATGATGATGAGATGGTGCGCCGAATCAATCTGGAGGCAGACCAGTACATTCCCTATCCACTGGATGAGGTGGCAATCGACTTTCAGGTTCAGGGCGTCTCGGCCCTTGATCCCCAGCGCGTCGAGGTGCTGCTCGTCGCCTGTCTCAAGGAGCAGGTCGAGGCCCGTGAGGCCGTGCTGGCCTTGGCGGGGTTGGCGACACGGATAGTGGATGTCGAAGCGTTTGCATTGGCCCGCGCCAGCGGTCAGGCTTTCGACAGCATCGCGCCAGGCCATCGAGTCGATGGTGTGCAGTGGGCCAACGATGTGCAAGGGATGGGAGTTGCTTGCGGCTTGGCCCTGAGGAGTTTCGATTGA